CTTCTTCTCCGGCACCATTCCACTCTGAGGCAACATTAAAaagagttacaaacaatgcaaataaacaataaaaaaaacacaattggttgggggccttcttctccggcgccattccACTCTGAGGCAACATTAAAaagagttacaaacaatgcaaataaacaataaaaaaaacacaatcggttgggggccttcttctccggcgccattccACTCTGTGTTCTacaacccaggtctggtgttggagatcaTTCCACACTCTGTGatctactacccaggtctggtgttggagatcattccacactctgtgttctactacccaggtctggtgttggaggtCATGTAGATCTCCTGTGTGTatcttttaaaaatgtaaatcaGAGAACTTGAATGACATACGGCTTCTCTCCAGTATGTGTTCTCTGGTGCCGCTTTAAATAATGTGATGTTGAAAAGCTTTTCCCACAATCTGAACagtggtaaggtttctctccagtgtgtgtctgtttatgaTAACTCAGGCTACTTGTGAAAGCATATCTCTTCTCACACCAATCACAACCATACGGCTTCTCTCCAGTATGTGTTCTCTGGTGCCGCTTTAAATAATGTGATGTTGAAAAGCTCTTCTCACAGTcggagcagtggtaaggttttGGCTTCTGTCCTTTGTGTGCCAGCTGGTGTGTTTTCAGACTACTTGAATGAACAAAATTACTCCCACAGTCGGGGCAGTGGTATGGTTTTTCCCCAGTGTGTATTCTCTTGTGTACATTCAGGTGGACTAACCGAAGGAATCTCTTCCCACAtagatcacagctataaggcttcagTCCTGTGTGTATCCGCTGGTGCAGCTTCAAATACTTTGCAGTTGAAAAGCTTTTCCCACAATCTGAACagtggtaaggtttctctccagtgtgtgtctgttgtgtctgttggtgtgATTTCATGTTGCTTGGCTTAGTAAATCTCTTCCCAAATTGATCACAGCCATAAGATGTATTTCCTGTGTGAATTCTAAGGTGTGATTTCAATGAATGTGATTCAGAGAAAGTCattccacactgagagcagtggtatggcttttctcctgtgtggattctttctctggagagactcttctctgcctcgtcagcgtcatgaggttgttgaggctctccagaggatccacgatagtcacgtctctctcctgtgtgaacaacaaagtcagacgGATGGTTAACTTTGACCTTCTTCTAGTCCATCCTAAATCCAACCAGAGACATTGTTGATTAATATTATAACGTGTCGTTTTCACATCACTTCATGATTTGGGCATATTCACATATTAATGTGATAATTATCTCATTTAAAAGAAATCTGTGGTGGAAATATACCAGTATAACAGAACTCTcctggaatggccgattaattagggcagaACGATCAGAAatcagtatttttttatttattttttacacctttatttaatctttatttaacgaggcaagtcagttaagaacacattcttattttcaatgatggactaggaacagtgggttaactgccttggtcaggggcagaacgacagattttcaccagcTCGGGGGAtctaatcttgcaaccttacagttaactagtccaacgcaataacgacctgcctctctctcgttgcactccacctGCCTGTTaggcgaatgcagtaagccaaggtaagttgctagctagcattaaacttatcttataaaaaacaaatcaatcaatcataatcactagttaactacacatggttgatgatattactagatattatctagcgtgtcctgcattgcatataatctgactgagcatacaagtatctaagtatctgactgagctgtggtaggcagaagcaggcgcgtaaacattaattcaaacagccctttcgtgcattttgccagcagctcttcgttgtgcgtcaagcattgctctgtttatgacttcaagcctatcaactcccgagatgaggctggtgtaaccacagtgaaatggctagctagttagcgcgcgctaatagcgtttcaaacgtcacttgttCTGAGCcttggttgtttcccttgctctgcatgggtaacgctgcttcaagggtggctgttatcgttgtgttcctggttcgagcccagggaggagcgaggagagggacggaagctatactgttacactggcaatactatagtgcctataagaacatccaatagtcaaaggttaatgaaattgTACAGAGGGAAATAAGTTCAATAATTCctataatgactacaacctaaaacttcttacctgggaatattgaagactcatggcggcagggtagcctagtggttagagcgttggactagtaaccggaaggttgtgagttcaaacccccgagctgactgtcgttctgcccctgaacaggcagttaacccactgttcccaggccgtcattgaaaataagaatttgttcttaactgacttgcctggttaaataaaggtaaaaaaaaaaaaaaaaaaaaaaaaaaaaggaaccaccagctttcatatgttctgagcaatgaacttaaacgttagctttcttacatggcacatattgcacttttactttcttctccaacactttgtttttgcattatttataccaaattgaacatgtttcattatttatttgaggataaattgattttattgatgtattatattaagttaaaataagtgttcattcagtatttgtcattattacaaataagaATTAAATTggcccgattaatcggtatcggtattggcgttgaaaaatcataatcggtcgacctctactggaAACAGACATCAGTCTATCTAACAGGACTCTGCAGGTTGTCCTGGAAACAGACACCAGTCTATCTAACAGGACTCTGCAGGTTGTCCTGGAAACAGACACCAGGGGGCAGATATATTccatttgttcaaactaaactacagaacctactttgatgtgtcaaatctccctcttcctcctcttgtcctcctcttGTAGTTCCACTCAGCCTCAGtattttcctgcagtccaccagcctCACAGACACCCTCTTCAGACCCAGCAGTAAGGTGACACCAGAAGAGGTACGACCCGGGGACTCTGGGAGGGTGAACATTTgttatatttatttaaaaaacacagtaccagtcaaaagtttggacacctacacattcaagagtttttctatatttttttactatttctacattgtagtataatagtgaagacattaaaagtatgaaataacacacatggaatcatgtagtaaccaaaaaaaagtgttcaacaaatctaaatatgttttagattcttcaaagtagccacccgttgccttggtgacagctttgtacactcttggcattctcttaaccagcttcatgaggtagtcacctggaatatatttcaattaacaggtgtgccttgttaaaagctcatttctggaatttctttccttcttaatgtgtttgagtcaatcagttgtgtcgtgacaaggtagaggtggaaTACTGAAGAtagccatattatggcaagaacagctcaaaaagcaaagagaaacaacagtccatcattaagttaagacatgaaggtgagtcaatcaggaaaatgtcaagaaagTTGTCATGAGcaccgccataggaaaggaagacccagagttacctctgctgcagaggagaagttcattagagttaccaaactcagattgcagcccaaataaat
This sequence is a window from Oncorhynchus mykiss isolate Arlee chromosome 13, USDA_OmykA_1.1, whole genome shotgun sequence. Protein-coding genes within it:
- the LOC110511677 gene encoding zinc finger and SCAN domain-containing protein 2-like, with product MSSLCCSPPAKESLWLNVVVKEEKEEESVTVKQEVEGESVTVKQEEDAFRVKEEEEDEVFAVKEEEGEMTVTSKEEQEEEKIRDLINTKSPGRTSSGVTLLLGLKRVSVRLVDCRKILRLSGTTRGGQEEEEGDLTHQRERRDYRGSSGEPQQPHDADEAEKSLSRERIHTGEKPYHCSQCGMTFSESHSLKSHLRIHTGNTSYGCDQFGKRFTKPSNMKSHQQTQQTHTGEKPYHCSDCGKSFSTAKYLKLHQRIHTGLKPYSCDLCGKRFLRLVHLNVHKRIHTGEKPYHCPDCGSNFVHSSSLKTHQLAHKGQKPKPYHCSDCEKSFSTSHYLKRHQRTHTGEKPYGCDWCEKRYAFTSSLSYHKQTHTGEKPYHCSDCGKSFSTSHYLKRHQRTHTGEKPYVIQVL